A section of the Pedobacter sp. HDW13 genome encodes:
- the truA gene encoding tRNA pseudouridine(38-40) synthase TruA — protein sequence MSKKRYFIQIAYDGSLYHGWQVQPNAITVQELLDKAMATVFRQPIETLGCGRTDTGVHAKDFYAHFDVENLDESKVLSAVGGINALLPYQIATKRIIPVHNEAHARFDATSRAYKYHLHFEKDPFKLNRSWLVKDRLDVTAMNEAAALLLNYIDFSCFSKSNTQTFTNNCKIVKAVFEEQEDGLVFTIQADRFLRNMVRAIMGTLVQIGKKEIDLAAFKAVIESKNRSKAGQSVPACGLYLVKIEYPYINDSIGD from the coding sequence TTGAGTAAAAAAAGATATTTCATCCAAATCGCTTACGATGGCAGCTTGTATCATGGCTGGCAAGTTCAACCCAATGCAATTACCGTGCAAGAGTTGTTGGATAAAGCTATGGCTACGGTTTTTAGGCAACCTATCGAAACCCTGGGCTGTGGCCGCACCGATACTGGGGTGCACGCTAAAGATTTTTATGCACATTTTGATGTGGAAAATCTGGATGAAAGCAAAGTTTTAAGCGCTGTTGGCGGGATCAATGCTCTTTTGCCTTATCAAATTGCTACGAAACGGATTATTCCGGTGCATAATGAGGCACATGCGCGCTTCGATGCCACCTCAAGAGCTTACAAATATCATCTGCATTTCGAAAAAGATCCGTTTAAATTAAACCGGTCGTGGTTGGTTAAAGATCGCCTAGATGTGACGGCTATGAATGAAGCAGCAGCTTTGTTGTTAAATTATATCGATTTCTCATGTTTCAGCAAATCGAATACGCAGACCTTTACCAACAATTGCAAAATAGTAAAAGCTGTTTTTGAAGAACAAGAAGACGGTTTAGTGTTTACCATTCAGGCCGATCGTTTTTTAAGGAACATGGTGAGGGCCATTATGGGTACCCTGGTGCAGATTGGTAAAAAAGAAATAGATTTAGCTGCATTTAAAGCAGTAATAGAAAGTAAAAACCGCAGTAAGGCCGGTCAATCGGTACCTGCTTGTGGCTTGTATTTGGTGAAGATTGAGTACCCTTATATAAATGATAGCATTGGAGATTGA
- a CDS encoding prolyl oligopeptidase family serine peptidase, protein MLKNLLFLIALFVAANTFAQDTLKFEKALTVASGSRYGREAVYTDLLAWKMANQQLQAPVENGEFSTGKNGEKVLWKAIKADANGRFSAFSRRSFQTASNPFLNPGGVDRGSDYIYLTYTSGTAQTVILNVIGGNSIFFNGIPHMGDPYASGYMNIPVQLKKGVNELYVRGASVLPMIIVNAKKLLIHTDDITSPSIVLNEKNGVLKGALTISNSSLKDYNDLRFKTILNGKQREVAIARIPKLSMRKVVFEVDASAVVKPGNYNIELQLLQGNTQVDQKMIVIEALAGSSTHKQTFVSNIDGSLQYFAVTPQLNGWKPNAALFLSVHGAGVEAIGQAKAYKSKDWGTLVAATNRRPRGFNWEDWGRKDALEVLALAKNQFKPDEKQIYLTGHSMGGHGTWFLGATYPDKWAAIAPAAGYASLKDYGSADGKIPDSSQNSVERMLLRAGNQSDVPKLVSNYTPLGVYILHGDADKVVPVSYARQMKKILAGFHADFSYYEYPGGEHWFGDQSVDWPAIFSFFKWHTIAVDSAVNHIDFMTSSPGISATYRWATIEQQEQPLQYSRIILNRDRKKSSITGKTENVVTLKLALTDFGAKANVKITLDSLPAINFTTQSGNDTLFLAKNNEGWQILTSVNKRDKNPARSGTFKEAFNHKMVFVVGTSGAVGASEANLNKARYDAESWYYRGNGAVDIITDKEFSISKYQGRNIILYGNAENNTVWKTLLKDCPIQVNNSQITAGKQTWKGNDLAAYYIWPQQDNNLLVGVVASTGVAGMKAAYANQYFAGGSGFPDFMVFSSDLPKEGSKGIKLAGFYNNKWQLEEKNTAKP, encoded by the coding sequence ATGTTAAAAAACTTACTTTTTTTAATTGCCCTGTTTGTTGCCGCAAACACTTTTGCGCAGGATACCCTTAAATTCGAAAAAGCTTTAACAGTAGCCAGTGGCAGCCGATATGGTCGAGAAGCTGTGTATACAGATTTGCTGGCCTGGAAAATGGCCAATCAACAATTGCAGGCACCGGTAGAAAACGGCGAATTTTCGACCGGAAAAAATGGTGAAAAAGTATTGTGGAAAGCAATTAAGGCCGATGCCAATGGCCGTTTTAGTGCCTTTTCGAGGAGATCGTTTCAAACAGCCAGTAACCCCTTTCTAAATCCGGGCGGGGTAGATCGTGGGTCCGATTATATTTACCTTACTTACACTTCAGGTACAGCACAAACTGTAATTTTAAATGTTATTGGGGGCAATAGTATATTTTTTAATGGTATCCCACACATGGGCGATCCCTATGCATCGGGTTATATGAATATTCCGGTTCAGCTAAAAAAAGGAGTAAACGAGCTGTATGTACGGGGTGCCAGTGTACTGCCGATGATTATTGTTAATGCTAAAAAACTATTAATCCATACCGATGATATTACTTCGCCCAGTATTGTGCTTAATGAAAAAAATGGCGTACTCAAGGGTGCCCTTACTATAAGCAATTCATCGTTAAAAGATTATAATGATTTACGTTTCAAAACCATTTTGAACGGTAAGCAACGCGAGGTAGCCATTGCGCGTATTCCGAAACTGAGCATGCGAAAGGTGGTTTTTGAAGTAGATGCAAGTGCTGTGGTAAAACCGGGCAATTACAATATCGAATTACAATTGTTGCAAGGCAATACACAGGTAGATCAGAAAATGATTGTAATTGAAGCTTTAGCGGGTTCATCAACCCATAAGCAAACTTTTGTGAGTAATATTGACGGCAGTTTGCAGTATTTCGCTGTTACGCCGCAATTAAATGGTTGGAAACCGAATGCTGCCTTGTTTCTGTCGGTGCATGGTGCAGGCGTAGAGGCCATCGGTCAGGCAAAGGCTTATAAATCTAAAGACTGGGGCACGCTGGTTGCCGCTACCAACCGCAGGCCACGTGGCTTTAACTGGGAAGACTGGGGGCGTAAAGATGCTTTAGAAGTATTGGCACTGGCTAAAAATCAGTTTAAACCAGATGAAAAACAAATTTACCTTACCGGACACTCGATGGGTGGACACGGTACCTGGTTCTTAGGCGCAACTTATCCCGATAAATGGGCAGCCATTGCGCCGGCTGCGGGTTATGCTTCGCTTAAAGATTATGGTTCGGCCGATGGAAAAATTCCCGATAGCAGTCAAAATAGTGTCGAGCGGATGTTATTAAGGGCCGGCAACCAAAGTGATGTTCCGAAACTGGTTAGCAATTATACTCCTTTGGGCGTGTACATATTGCATGGCGATGCCGATAAAGTGGTTCCCGTTAGTTATGCCCGACAAATGAAGAAAATACTTGCTGGTTTTCACGCCGATTTTAGCTATTACGAATATCCGGGTGGAGAACATTGGTTTGGCGATCAAAGTGTAGACTGGCCGGCAATTTTCAGCTTTTTTAAATGGCATACCATAGCGGTCGATTCGGCTGTAAATCACATCGATTTCATGACTTCCAGTCCAGGGATTTCGGCAACTTACCGCTGGGCCACCATTGAGCAGCAGGAACAACCCTTACAGTACAGTCGCATTATTTTAAACCGCGATAGGAAGAAATCGAGCATTACAGGTAAAACTGAAAACGTGGTGACTTTAAAGCTGGCTTTAACAGATTTTGGTGCAAAAGCTAACGTTAAAATAACTTTAGATAGCTTACCTGCCATTAACTTTACTACTCAGAGTGGTAACGATACTCTGTTTTTAGCCAAAAACAATGAAGGTTGGCAAATCCTCACTTCAGTGAATAAAAGGGATAAAAATCCGGCACGATCGGGTACTTTTAAAGAAGCGTTTAACCATAAAATGGTTTTTGTAGTGGGAACAAGCGGCGCTGTGGGTGCCAGCGAAGCCAATTTAAACAAAGCCAGATATGATGCCGAAAGCTGGTATTACCGTGGAAATGGGGCGGTTGATATCATTACCGATAAGGAATTTTCAATATCAAAATATCAGGGGCGTAATATCATTTTATATGGCAATGCCGAAAATAATACCGTCTGGAAAACCTTACTGAAAGATTGCCCTATACAGGTTAACAATTCGCAAATCACAGCGGGCAAGCAAACCTGGAAAGGCAATGATTTAGCAGCCTATTACATCTGGCCGCAGCAGGATAATAATCTTCTGGTTGGTGTAGTGGCCAGTACTGGTGTTGCAGGTATGAAAGCAGCTTATGCCAATCAATACTTTGCTGGTGGAAGTGGATTTCCTGATTTTATGGTGTTCTCTTCCGATTTACCTAAAGAAGGCAGTAAAGGCATTAAGTTGGCCGGTTTTTACAACAACAAATGGCAGTTGGAGGAGAAAAACACAGCTAAGCCATAA